The genomic segment TTTATTGAATTGGTGCTGGCCATATCTCCATCAAATGCATTAACGCCGGCTGACTCAACTGTTAGTTTATCACTAAGCACCGGATCCTTTTCCAGTTGACTTCTAAATAGGCCTTCTGCCATACTGCTTCTGCAGGTATTGCCTGTACATACAAACAAAATATGCTTCACATTATCACCTCTATACTAATCATACTTTAACAATATTATAACCGGCTGCTTTTTTCATCCTGTTCATGACTGCAAGTCCAACTCCCCCGTATTCCACTGCCTCAGCAAGTATTACGCCAACGCCCTCATTATCAAGGCACCTTAGCCCTTTAAACAGATTGGAAGCAATGGTGTCCGGCCTTTCCCTGTCCCCTAAAGATTTAACTATTCCTATAGTATATCTCTCTTTAGTTTGCTCGGTAGCCAGTATACCTACAGCTACACCCTTTTTAACATAATCCTCAGCCAGTTCTCTGATCTTTTCTACACAAGCTTTTATATTTCCTTCAATTATGATAACATCTGCCTTCGGCGAATAATGAGTATATTTCATCCCAGGTGATTTCGGTTTAACATCATCCTGATAGTTTGCTAGAATTGCCTTGTCAATATCAACTTCCCCCACAAACTCCTTAAGCTGCTCCAACGTCACTCCACCCGGCCTCAAAATCATGGGTGGGCTAACCGTAACATCCAGAACCGTTGACTCAAGGCCTATTTGAGAGCTGCCCCCATCAATAATCATTTCAACCTTTTCCATAAGGTCTTCAATTACATGTACAGCCTCTGTCGGGCTTGGTCTTCCTGAAATATTTGCACTTGGTGCAGCAACAGGAACCCCCGATCTCTCGATAACCTTCAAGGCTATAGGATGTGCCGGCATCCTTACCGCCACCGTATTAAGCCCTGCCGTAATAATTTCAGGAACGGAGCTTGATTTTTCCATAATCAAGGTTAATGGCCCCGGCCAAAATTCTTCCATCAATTTAAGTGCCAATCTTGGTATTTCCTTAACAAGGCCCTTGACCATATCCACGTCTGAAACATGCACAATAAGTGGATTGTCAGATGGCCTTCCCTTTGCACTAAATATTTTGCCTACTGCCTTATGGTCAAGTGCCTTTGCTCCCAATCCATAAACCGTTTCGGTAGGAAACGCGACAAGCCCGCCCTCCCTCAATATGGAAGCCGCTTCATCAATATCTTTAATATCAATATTGTTTTTATCAATACTCTTTATAATTGTTTTCAAATCTCTGCTCCTTTAATCCGTCTTTAGTGGAAGAATTAATTTACAGACACAATTATACCACATATAAGACCCAATATATTCCCTATAACAGGCAGCCTGCCTTTGTACAAACTTTTTGACTGGGGTATCAACTCACCCAGAACTATATAAATCATACATCCGCCCGCAAACCCCAGGCATGCTCCAATGAGATCTTTGGATATACCTCCGAGGAACGCACCTATAAAGGCTCCGATGCCCATTGGTACCCCTGTCAATGCAGTGTAAAAAAATGCTTTAAATTTACTTAGTCCTCCAAGCTTCATAGGTAGTGCCATTGCGATCCCCTCAGGAATGTCATGAACCAATATCACAAAAGTTATGGCGATTCCCAACTCTACAGAAGCCCCAAATCCTGAACCTACTGCGATCCCTTCAGGAAAATTGTGCAGTGCCAACCCTATTGCTGTTAGTATGCCCGTCTTTAATAAACTTGAGTTTTTATAACTCTTTTTTATGTAATCTGAACTGTTAATAAATTCCTCAACTGCAATTATAGTCAATATCCCTGCTATTACGCCTGCAAACGTAAGATATATCCCCCCAAAGCCGAAAGCCTCAGGCAGAAGCTCAAAACAAACAACTGCCGTCATAAGGCCTGATGAAAACTCTATAATAAAGCCAAGTGTCCGGTTGGATATATCTTTAATAAAAAAAGCCATTAATCCCCCGGCACCTGTTCCTGCAATCCCCGAGATAAGGCCTATTAATGATACTTTTAATAACAAATCCATAAACTCACTCCAATGTTAAGAATAATTATTTGCAGGCTGGTTTGCAATCTGCATATTAATTCTTATTCAATTGGTGAGCTTAAAATTATATATATAGCTATTTTATATCAAAATCCATTGCGATTTGGCAACCTTTTAATCCTCGTCATCCATAGCTCCGCTTCCAAGCTTCTCTGACTGATCTGTAGTAATAAGAGCGTCGATTATCTCATCAATATCTCCCTCAACAATGCTCTCTAGCTTATATAAGGTAAGACCTATTCTATGATCTGTAACCCTTCCCTGGGGATAATTATATGTCCTAATCCTCTCGCTCCTGTCACCTGTTCCAACCTGACTCTTTCTTGCCTGGGCAACCTCTGAGTTCTTTTGTTCCTCTGCAATATCATAAAGCTTTGATCTTAAAACCTTCATAGCCTTGTCCTTGTTTTTATGCTGGGAACGCTCATCCTGACAGGTCACTACCAAACCTGTAGGAATATGGGTAATCCTTATGGCCGATTCAGTTTTGTTGATATGCTGACCACCGGCACCACCTGCCCTGTAAGTATCAATCTGCAGGTCAGCAGGATTGATATCCACCTCAACATCATCAACTTCCGGCAATACAGCAACGGTGATTGTAGATGTATGTATCCTGCCGCTGGCTTCAGTGGAGGGAACCCTTTGAACCCTGTGTACACCACTTTCAAATTTGAGACGGCTGTATGCCCCTTTTGCTTCAATTGAAAATACAACTTCCTTGAATCCGCCAAGCTCGGTTGGATTTGAATCTAAAATTTCTACCTTCCATCTTTTACTTTCAGCATACCTTGTATACATTCTGAAAAGGACCTGAGCAAACAATGCAGCCTCTTCCCCGCCTGCTCCACCTCTTATTTCAACAATAACACTTCTGTCATCATTTGGGTCCTTTGGAATCAGTAATATTTTAAGTTCCCTTTTTATAACTTCCAACTTATCCTCAGACTCTTTGAACTCTGCCTGAACCATCTCCCTGAAGTCAGCATCAAGCTTGTCTTGAAGAAGTTCTCTAGCATCGGCAATATCCTTGCTCACTTTTTTATATTCCCTGTATTTCTCAACAATCTCCGACAGTTCGGAATGCTCTTTCATATACCTTCTGTACTCTTCCTGATTGCCTATAACAGAAGGATCACTGAGCTTATGATTTATTTCTTCAAATCTATCCTCAGCAGCTTGAAGTTTATCAAACATTTTGCACCTCAATAATCAAAAATTTCAATCCACGGTGAATTATTATAACATAATTTTAAAATATTATCCACAGATTTTGCATAAAAGCAATTAATCAATCCTTATTCATACGTATAAAAAGACAAGGTCTCCTACCCTCTAAAGTGTAGTTCGCCTTGCCTTAAGTGATAATCAATGAAACTTAAGTATGCTATTTTACAATTTCTATATAGCCGTTTGCAGTTTCTGCTGTTATATAAACCTTATGCTCCGCCTCATTAAAGTTTACACTCTCCGCCTCAACAGTAGCCCCGCCTAAGCCTTGTTTTCCAAGGTTATTATAAATAATCTGTGGTATCAAAAGGTTAATTCCGCCGTTGGAGGTCTGTGCCTTAACTTTATAGCCATTACTGTTCATATCATTCATATTGATTTTAATCCATGCATTTGATGTTTTGAAGTATATATCAATAACTTTAATACCATCGGGATTTTTTATATTTTCAGCCAAAAGTCTGCCATTGGTGGATAATGCTTTGATTTTTTCTGCCTTTATGTGCTTTATATCAAGAGTTGCGTTGGTTGTATCAATCTCTATTACCTTTGATATAAGATAACTTGCCTGGATTCTTGCATTTTTGGTGCTCAGCTTTATATTGTCACTATTTACTCCCATTATCTCTATATGGGCATTCTTGGTGCTGCACTGGAAATCCTGTGAAATTGTATCCTCTACGTATATTTTACCGTTAGTTGTAGTAA from the Pseudobacteroides sp. genome contains:
- a CDS encoding L-threonylcarbamoyladenylate synthase, with product MKTIIKSIDKNNIDIKDIDEAASILREGGLVAFPTETVYGLGAKALDHKAVGKIFSAKGRPSDNPLIVHVSDVDMVKGLVKEIPRLALKLMEEFWPGPLTLIMEKSSSVPEIITAGLNTVAVRMPAHPIALKVIERSGVPVAAPSANISGRPSPTEAVHVIEDLMEKVEMIIDGGSSQIGLESTVLDVTVSPPMILRPGGVTLEQLKEFVGEVDIDKAILANYQDDVKPKSPGMKYTHYSPKADVIIIEGNIKACVEKIRELAEDYVKKGVAVGILATEQTKERYTIGIVKSLGDRERPDTIASNLFKGLRCLDNEGVGVILAEAVEYGGVGLAVMNRMKKAAGYNIVKV
- a CDS encoding ZIP family metal transporter — encoded protein: MDLLLKVSLIGLISGIAGTGAGGLMAFFIKDISNRTLGFIIEFSSGLMTAVVCFELLPEAFGFGGIYLTFAGVIAGILTIIAVEEFINSSDYIKKSYKNSSLLKTGILTAIGLALHNFPEGIAVGSGFGASVELGIAITFVILVHDIPEGIAMALPMKLGGLSKFKAFFYTALTGVPMGIGAFIGAFLGGISKDLIGACLGFAGGCMIYIVLGELIPQSKSLYKGRLPVIGNILGLICGIIVSVN
- the prfA gene encoding peptide chain release factor 1, producing MFDKLQAAEDRFEEINHKLSDPSVIGNQEEYRRYMKEHSELSEIVEKYREYKKVSKDIADARELLQDKLDADFREMVQAEFKESEDKLEVIKRELKILLIPKDPNDDRSVIVEIRGGAGGEEAALFAQVLFRMYTRYAESKRWKVEILDSNPTELGGFKEVVFSIEAKGAYSRLKFESGVHRVQRVPSTEASGRIHTSTITVAVLPEVDDVEVDINPADLQIDTYRAGGAGGQHINKTESAIRITHIPTGLVVTCQDERSQHKNKDKAMKVLRSKLYDIAEEQKNSEVAQARKSQVGTGDRSERIRTYNYPQGRVTDHRIGLTLYKLESIVEGDIDEIIDALITTDQSEKLGSGAMDDED